The nucleotide sequence TCTCAATGGGCGAATATGATGACTATGCGATGCTAGAGCCTAGTAATAATGAGGCGGTTGCTGGCGTTTGTCATGCTCAAGGCGTTAATAAAGATTTACCACCGGCCTGGTTACCGTACTTTTTAGTAGCAGATATAGATGTTTCTATTAAAGCGGTAATAGCAAAAGGAGGCGCTTTGGTCAGCGAAATAAAAACAATGGGCAATGATAAATATGCCGTAATTAAAGACCCTGCAGGTGCCGCTTGTGCTATTTATCAGAAAGTTACCCTATAGCTAGCTATAGGCATGATACATAGTTTAGTGGTTTATTTACTGACAACGCACATACTTTCCGTTTCTGTGCGGAATAAAAAATTGACCGAATTTCATTTGCTTTTAATACTTTAATTATCTAATCGATTTTCAGCTTTACCTAGAACCTTTAGCTCTATCATTAAAACAAGGTCAATAATCGACCTTGTTTTCTCTCCCTCAGTAAGACAGTATAAAGGTCGTTTAGCTTCCCAAGCCGCTCTTAGATTAGTGTTGAAAGGGAAAGTAACACTATTTTCTACTTAAATACCTTAGAGAATATAGCATTGTAGTTATTGTTAAGGTATTCAGTCAGTTTTTTATTAAAATAAAGGGAAGTTTAATGATAAATAACATTTCAATGAAGGCACTCTTTTTAGCTATTGCAGTAAGTTGCATTGGCAGCTGGAGTACATATTATTTATCAATACAAATTAATGAACGACTGGAAACTCAAGGCTACTTAGAACTAGAGAATATCGCTAAGCAAGTTTCTATTCACTACCAAGATGCAATTGATACATCCCTCAATGATTTACAGGCATTACAAGCTTTTTATAGCGCCAATCAGCAAACGTTAACGCAAGATCAATTTAATAAATATATGCACGTATTAGATCTTGATCGCCGCCATTACATTCAGGCATTAAGTTGGGTACCTTTAGTCGAAGGTGTTGATCGTGAAAACTTTGAAAATAAACAAAGGCAATACCAAGAAAATTTCAATATCAAAGCACTCAACGAAGCCGGAAAACTCAGCAAAAGTGCTGTTAAAATAGAATACACACCGGTTACTTATATTAGTCCCTACAATACTAATAAAAGTGCACAAGGCTTTGATTTAAGTAGTAATAATAATCGTCGTGCTTCATTGCATTATGCGCGGAATAGTGGGGGGATGACCACAACAGCAAAAATTCGCTTAGTACAAGAAAAAGGCGACTCGTATGGGTTTTTGATTATAGCGCCGGTTTATAAATATGGTGAAAGTACGATTAGTGAAGCTGAGCGTAAACTGGCGTTGTTAGGCTATGTTACTGGAGTGTTTAGAATTGATACTTTAATGACTAATGCACGAAGACAAGCCGATAAAGAAGACCTAGTGTTAACTTTGTTAGATATTAATGAAAATGATGGCGGGGTACTTTATGGTGAGGTTAGCGATACTGAGTCTTTCGATTATGATATAGCTATTCCCGACAGACGTTGGCAATTAAAAGTATCCTTTAATAAAAGCTTGCAAGAAAGTATTGAATCGTCTCCAATTGTTAGCTGGATTTTAGCGGGCGGGATACTGGTTAGTTTACTACTAGCATTGAGTATTTACGCTTTACAAATTGCTATTGGCAGAGCACGTCACATTAGTCATTTAAGTACCCAATTACAGCGTCAAAATAGTGAATTAGAAAAAACCGTTGCCGAGCGCACTAAAACACTGGCTGATAAAAACAATCAATTAAATCTGCATGTCGAAGAGCTCACAGAGCAAAGAAAAGAATTATCCCGTTTGATGAATGAATCGCAATCAGCAAAAGCTATTGCGGAAGACCGAGCAAAAGATTTAGCACGCTCAAACCGTGATTTAGATGAATTTGCCTATGTTGCATCGCATGATTTAAAAGCGCCTTTGCGCGGTATTGATCAACTGGCGAGTTGGGTGGTTGAAGATACTGAGGAGGGGAGTTACCAAGATATTCCTAGAAACTTAAACTTGATACGCAGTAGAGTACAACGTCTGGAGGCATTATTAAATGACCTGCTAACGTACTCACGAGCTAATAAGCAAAGTATGGAACTCACCTTAATAGATTGTAATACAATGGTTGTTGATTCATTTGAGCTTCTGTCACCACCGAAGGAATTTCGTCTTACGCTTAATGGTGAACTCCCCATATTTTCAACAGCTAAATCTCCTTTTGAGCAAGTGTTGAGAAATTTGCTTAATAATGCTGTTAAGCACCATGATAAAAGTGATGGACATATTGAAGTTCGATGTGATGACGATGAAGATGAAAAATTCTATCGATTTATCATAAAGGACAATGGCCCAGGTATTGAAAGTGAATACTTTGAAGATATTTTTAAAATGTTTAAAACATTGAAGCCTCGAGATGAAACCGAAGGCAGTGGTATGGGCTTGGCGTTAATTAAAAAAATTGTTGAACATTACGAAGGGCATGTGTATGTAGAATCAGTCTTAGGACAAGGTAGTACATTCTCATTTACTTGGCCAAAAGTTTTATAAATTAGATACAGGAAAATGTTAGCAATGGATAGTAATTATGGCGAAGTACGTATTTTATTGATAGAAGATGACGATATAGATGCAATGGCTGTGGAAAGAGGCATCCGTAAACTCAAATTAGCAAACCCAATTTGTAGAGCTATGAATGGTTTGGAAGCGTTAGAAATACTACGTGATAAAGACGCGATTACAAGGCCTTATATTATTTTGCTCGATCTTAATATGCCCATTATGGGAGGTTTAGAGTTTCTAAAAAGAATTCGAGAAGATCGTGACTTAAAAGATTCTATTATTTTTGTTTTAACAACCTCTGCTGCTGATGAAGATCGCGCTGCGGCTTATGAAGAGAATGTAGCCGGTTATATCGTAAAATCTGATGTTAAGGATGGCTTTCATCAAGTGATTAATATGCTGGATTGTTATTGGCGACTAGTGCTACTGCCTAAGTAATGGTAGCCGCTTGAAATTAATGAAATGACTATATATACCCAAACCACTTGAAGATGCAGTTTCAGAGCTAAGCTGGGAAACCAGGTCAAGGCGCAGCACGAAGACAATGGTTATTCCCTTATCGAGTGCTGCAACGCGGAGTTGGTTTTCTAGCTTAGCTCCCTTCGGGCAAGGCGATAAAGGGTCACCTCCGGCGTTATTAATTTCGATAATGGAACAACCATTCTCTTCAATCAATGCCTTGGTGCTAACCCTTTCTCGACTTGCTGAATCCTGCATCTTCAAGTGGCTTGGGTATACAAACAATTATAAAAGATAGGATATTCTGCAGCGAATAGCTCAAGTATGACAGCAGTGGTTAAGGTGTAGAAGTGAGTTAAAGATTATTTATCTTATTTTTATTTTAAATAGTCATGAGGCTTTTTACGTCTAAACCAGACGCTTTAGATGCTTTTGTAGAAATTTTTTATCTTCTATTTGAATATGTTGCAACAGCCAATCGGTAAGAAAAAACAATAATTCTTCAGGTGTTGCCTCATGTTCATCTGCAACGATGAGTCTGTCTAACTCTTCAATAAAGTGTTTATGTTGCAATTCATGTAGTAAGCAGTCGTCTTGATTAAGGTTGATAAAGTAAGCTTCTTCGGCTTTAAAATGAAATTTCGTATAATCATAAAGTTTAGTAAATAACGCGGATAGAACCGATTTTTCTTCTTCGCTATCAATAGCAAAGGCTAGTTCATTGATGCTATCTACTAATGCTCGGTGCTGATTATCAATAC is from Colwellia sp. Arc7-635 and encodes:
- a CDS encoding CHASE domain-containing protein, coding for MINNISMKALFLAIAVSCIGSWSTYYLSIQINERLETQGYLELENIAKQVSIHYQDAIDTSLNDLQALQAFYSANQQTLTQDQFNKYMHVLDLDRRHYIQALSWVPLVEGVDRENFENKQRQYQENFNIKALNEAGKLSKSAVKIEYTPVTYISPYNTNKSAQGFDLSSNNNRRASLHYARNSGGMTTTAKIRLVQEKGDSYGFLIIAPVYKYGESTISEAERKLALLGYVTGVFRIDTLMTNARRQADKEDLVLTLLDINENDGGVLYGEVSDTESFDYDIAIPDRRWQLKVSFNKSLQESIESSPIVSWILAGGILVSLLLALSIYALQIAIGRARHISHLSTQLQRQNSELEKTVAERTKTLADKNNQLNLHVEELTEQRKELSRLMNESQSAKAIAEDRAKDLARSNRDLDEFAYVASHDLKAPLRGIDQLASWVVEDTEEGSYQDIPRNLNLIRSRVQRLEALLNDLLTYSRANKQSMELTLIDCNTMVVDSFELLSPPKEFRLTLNGELPIFSTAKSPFEQVLRNLLNNAVKHHDKSDGHIEVRCDDDEDEKFYRFIIKDNGPGIESEYFEDIFKMFKTLKPRDETEGSGMGLALIKKIVEHYEGHVYVESVLGQGSTFSFTWPKVL
- a CDS encoding VOC family protein, whose translation is MSDNKIGTMAWLDLSVGDAKNVKSFYEDVIGWKSENISMGEYDDYAMLEPSNNEAVAGVCHAQGVNKDLPPAWLPYFLVADIDVSIKAVIAKGGALVSEIKTMGNDKYAVIKDPAGAACAIYQKVTL
- a CDS encoding response regulator encodes the protein MLAMDSNYGEVRILLIEDDDIDAMAVERGIRKLKLANPICRAMNGLEALEILRDKDAITRPYIILLDLNMPIMGGLEFLKRIREDRDLKDSIIFVLTTSAADEDRAAAYEENVAGYIVKSDVKDGFHQVINMLDCYWRLVLLPK
- a CDS encoding hemerythrin family protein, yielding MTKDCLIVWDKATFDVGIECIDNQHRALVDSINELAFAIDSEEEKSVLSALFTKLYDYTKFHFKAEEAYFINLNQDDCLLHELQHKHFIEELDRLIVADEHEATPEELLFFLTDWLLQHIQIEDKKFLQKHLKRLV